From a single Miscanthus floridulus cultivar M001 chromosome 8, ASM1932011v1, whole genome shotgun sequence genomic region:
- the LOC136469785 gene encoding uncharacterized protein encodes MCITWWVAPQVPPIKSNHKVELVDFLGSYHTILGRPCYAKFMAIPNYTYLKLKMSGPNNVITVSSAFSHAFTCDREHFELATVVINSFEFLRLRESSTPIVLDYNEPTSTTAFRPLKETKEVELTPPT; translated from the coding sequence ATGTGCATAACCTGGTGGGTGGCGCCCCAGGTCCCACCCATCAAGTCCAACCACAAAGTTGAactggtggacttcctagggtcctaccacaccatcttggggcggccatgctacgccaaattcatggcgatccccaactacacctacctcaagctgaagatgtcaggACCGAACAATGTCATCAccgtgagcagcgccttctcgcacgccttcacatgcgaccgtgagcattttgagctcgccaccgTGGTCATCAACTCATTCGAGTTCCTACGGCTCAGGGAGTCGTCGACCCCAATAGTCCTAGACTACAACGAACCAACCTCCACGACGGCCTTCCGcccgctcaaggaaaccaaggaggtggAATTGACCCCACCAACCTAA